The following are encoded together in the Phragmites australis chromosome 19, lpPhrAust1.1, whole genome shotgun sequence genome:
- the LOC133900423 gene encoding bifunctional dihydrofolate reductase-thymidylate synthase isoform X2 encodes MQSIYILAEWIVFQVTRFSSTGCSPISQFKIHQFLDVSRKLKSRRFNQSRLIAMATTPANGDSHNGPQRNYQVVVAATREMGIGKDGVLPWKLLGDLKFFKELTLTTSDPAKKNAVIMGRKTWESIPVKSRPLSGRLNVILTRSGSFDFATVENVVICGSMNSALELLASTPYCLSIEKVFVIGGGQVLREYLNGPACEAIHLTDIQSSIECDTFIHPIDFSVFQPWYSSFPVVESNIRHSFVTFVRVRKSAAETHDSNGKESTEVDTKNDKFETENFSFLPKMIFDHHEEYHYLNLVENIVRTGAQKNDRTGTGTLSKFGCQMRFNLRKNFPLLTTKRVFWRGVVEELLWFISGSTNAKVLQEKGIHIWDGNASREYLDSVGLAHREEGDLGPIYGFQWRHFGAEYTDMHADYTGKGFDQLRDVICKIKNNPDDRRIILSAWNPSDLKKMALPPCHMFAQFYVENGELSCQMYQRSADMGLGVPFNIASYSLLTYMIAQVCDLSPGDFVHVIGDAHVYRTHVRALEEQIQKIPKPFPILKINPSKKDIDSFVASDFKLVGYDPHQKIEMKMAI; translated from the exons ATGCAAAGTATATACATACTAGCAGAATGGATCGTG TTTCAGGTTACAAGATTCTCCAGCACTGGTTGTTCACCAATTTCTCAATTTAAAATCCATCAATTTCTGGACGTCAGCAGAAAACTAAAGTCTCGCCGCTTTAATCAATCCCGACTGATAGCGATGGCTACAACTCCCGCCAATGGTGATTCACATAATGGTCCTCAGAGGAACTATCAGGTTGTTGTTGCTGCCACTCGTGAAATGGGCATTGGGAAGGATGGGGTCTTGCCATGGAAGCTTCTTGGTGACCTTAAATTCTTCAAGGAGCTGACACTAACTACATCTGACCCTGCCAAAAAGAATGCAGTTATAATGGGAAGGAAAACATGGGAGAGCATACCTGTTAAGTCAAGGCCATTGTCTGGTCGTTTGAATGTCATACTTACTCGATCTGGTAGTTTTGATTTTGCAACAGTAGAAAATGTTGTCATATGTGGAAGCATGAACTCTGCCTTAGAACTACTAGCATCAACTCCATATTGCTTGTCGATTGAGAAAGTTTTTGTAATAGGTGGTGGACAGGTACTGAG GGAGTATCTTAATGGACCTGCATGTGAGGCTATCCATCTAACTGACATTCAGTCAAGCATTGAGTGTGACACTTTCATTCATCCAATTGACTTCTCTGTGTTCCAGCCATGGTATTCATCCTTCCCGGTGGTAGAGAGCAACATTAGGCATTCTTTTGTGACCTTTGTTCGTGTTAGAAAATCAGCGGCAGAAACTCATGACTCAAATGGCAAGGAATCAACTGAGGTTGATACCAAGAATGACAAGTTTGAAACTGAGAATTTCTCTTTTCTTCCGAAGATGATATTTGATCATCACGAGGAGTAtcattatctcaatcttgttgAAAATATTGTAAGGACTGGTGCTCAGAAAAATGACAGGACAGGAACAGGAACATTGTCAAAATTCGGTTGTCAG ATGCGGTTCAACTTAAGGAAGAACTTTCCCCTGCTGACAACAAAG AGGGTATTTTGGCGTGGCGTTGTTGAAGAACTCCTGTGGTTCATCAGTGGCTCAACAAATGCTAAG GTTTTACAAGAGAAAGGTATTCATATCTGGGATGGCAATGCTTCAAGAGAGTATCTTGACAG TGTTGGGTTGGCACACAGGGAAGAAGGTGATCTTGGTCCAATTTATGGATTTCAGTGGCGACACTTTGGTGCTGA ATATACTGACATGCATGCTGACTATACTGGAAAAGGTTTTGATCAGCTAAGGGATGTGATTTGCAAGATCAAGAATAATCCTGACGATCGGCGAATAATTTTGTCTGCGTGGAACCCTTCAGATCTCAAGAAGATGGCCCTTCCTCCTTGCCATATGTTTGCGCAA TTTTATGTTGAGAACGGGGAGTTATCCTGCCAAATGTATCAACGCTCTGCAGACATGGGACTTGGTGTTCCATTCAACATTGCATCATATTCTCTTCTCACATACATGATTGCTCAAGTTTGTG ATCTTTCTCCTGGAGATTTTGTCCATGTTATAGGGGATGCTCATGTCTATAGAACCCACGTTCGAGCTTTGGAGGAGCAAATTCAGAAGATACCTAAACCATTTCCA ATTTTGAAGATAAATCCTTCAAAGAAGGATATTGATTCTTTCGTGGCATCAGACTTCAAGCTGGTTGGCTATGATCCTCACCAGAAGATAGAGATGAAAATGGCAATATAG
- the LOC133900423 gene encoding bifunctional dihydrofolate reductase-thymidylate synthase isoform X3, with amino-acid sequence MATTPANGDSHNGPQRNYQVVVAATREMGIGKDGVLPWKLLGDLKFFKELTLTTSDPAKKNAVIMGRKTWESIPVKSRPLSGRLNVILTRSGSFDFATVENVVICGSMNSALELLASTPYCLSIEKVFVIGGGQVLREYLNGPACEAIHLTDIQSSIECDTFIHPIDFSVFQPWYSSFPVVESNIRHSFVTFVRVRKSAAETHDSNGKESTEVDTKNDKFETENFSFLPKMIFDHHEEYHYLNLVENIVRTGAQKNDRTGTGTLSKFGCQMRFNLRKNFPLLTTKRVFWRGVVEELLWFISGSTNAKVLQEKGIHIWDGNASREYLDSVGLAHREEGDLGPIYGFQWRHFGAEYTDMHADYTGKGFDQLRDVICKIKNNPDDRRIILSAWNPSDLKKMALPPCHMFAQFYVENGELSCQMYQRSADMGLGVPFNIASYSLLTYMIAQVCDLSPGDFVHVIGDAHVYRTHVRALEEQIQKIPKPFPILKINPSKKDIDSFVASDFKLVGYDPHQKIEMKMAI; translated from the exons ATGGCTACAACTCCCGCCAATGGTGATTCACATAATGGTCCTCAGAGGAACTATCAGGTTGTTGTTGCTGCCACTCGTGAAATGGGCATTGGGAAGGATGGGGTCTTGCCATGGAAGCTTCTTGGTGACCTTAAATTCTTCAAGGAGCTGACACTAACTACATCTGACCCTGCCAAAAAGAATGCAGTTATAATGGGAAGGAAAACATGGGAGAGCATACCTGTTAAGTCAAGGCCATTGTCTGGTCGTTTGAATGTCATACTTACTCGATCTGGTAGTTTTGATTTTGCAACAGTAGAAAATGTTGTCATATGTGGAAGCATGAACTCTGCCTTAGAACTACTAGCATCAACTCCATATTGCTTGTCGATTGAGAAAGTTTTTGTAATAGGTGGTGGACAGGTACTGAG GGAGTATCTTAATGGACCTGCATGTGAGGCTATCCATCTAACTGACATTCAGTCAAGCATTGAGTGTGACACTTTCATTCATCCAATTGACTTCTCTGTGTTCCAGCCATGGTATTCATCCTTCCCGGTGGTAGAGAGCAACATTAGGCATTCTTTTGTGACCTTTGTTCGTGTTAGAAAATCAGCGGCAGAAACTCATGACTCAAATGGCAAGGAATCAACTGAGGTTGATACCAAGAATGACAAGTTTGAAACTGAGAATTTCTCTTTTCTTCCGAAGATGATATTTGATCATCACGAGGAGTAtcattatctcaatcttgttgAAAATATTGTAAGGACTGGTGCTCAGAAAAATGACAGGACAGGAACAGGAACATTGTCAAAATTCGGTTGTCAG ATGCGGTTCAACTTAAGGAAGAACTTTCCCCTGCTGACAACAAAG AGGGTATTTTGGCGTGGCGTTGTTGAAGAACTCCTGTGGTTCATCAGTGGCTCAACAAATGCTAAG GTTTTACAAGAGAAAGGTATTCATATCTGGGATGGCAATGCTTCAAGAGAGTATCTTGACAG TGTTGGGTTGGCACACAGGGAAGAAGGTGATCTTGGTCCAATTTATGGATTTCAGTGGCGACACTTTGGTGCTGA ATATACTGACATGCATGCTGACTATACTGGAAAAGGTTTTGATCAGCTAAGGGATGTGATTTGCAAGATCAAGAATAATCCTGACGATCGGCGAATAATTTTGTCTGCGTGGAACCCTTCAGATCTCAAGAAGATGGCCCTTCCTCCTTGCCATATGTTTGCGCAA TTTTATGTTGAGAACGGGGAGTTATCCTGCCAAATGTATCAACGCTCTGCAGACATGGGACTTGGTGTTCCATTCAACATTGCATCATATTCTCTTCTCACATACATGATTGCTCAAGTTTGTG ATCTTTCTCCTGGAGATTTTGTCCATGTTATAGGGGATGCTCATGTCTATAGAACCCACGTTCGAGCTTTGGAGGAGCAAATTCAGAAGATACCTAAACCATTTCCA ATTTTGAAGATAAATCCTTCAAAGAAGGATATTGATTCTTTCGTGGCATCAGACTTCAAGCTGGTTGGCTATGATCCTCACCAGAAGATAGAGATGAAAATGGCAATATAG
- the LOC133900423 gene encoding bifunctional dihydrofolate reductase-thymidylate synthase isoform X1: protein MLVAEVLRAGAYISRFSRHACKFQVTRFSSTGCSPISQFKIHQFLDVSRKLKSRRFNQSRLIAMATTPANGDSHNGPQRNYQVVVAATREMGIGKDGVLPWKLLGDLKFFKELTLTTSDPAKKNAVIMGRKTWESIPVKSRPLSGRLNVILTRSGSFDFATVENVVICGSMNSALELLASTPYCLSIEKVFVIGGGQVLREYLNGPACEAIHLTDIQSSIECDTFIHPIDFSVFQPWYSSFPVVESNIRHSFVTFVRVRKSAAETHDSNGKESTEVDTKNDKFETENFSFLPKMIFDHHEEYHYLNLVENIVRTGAQKNDRTGTGTLSKFGCQMRFNLRKNFPLLTTKRVFWRGVVEELLWFISGSTNAKVLQEKGIHIWDGNASREYLDSVGLAHREEGDLGPIYGFQWRHFGAEYTDMHADYTGKGFDQLRDVICKIKNNPDDRRIILSAWNPSDLKKMALPPCHMFAQFYVENGELSCQMYQRSADMGLGVPFNIASYSLLTYMIAQVCDLSPGDFVHVIGDAHVYRTHVRALEEQIQKIPKPFPILKINPSKKDIDSFVASDFKLVGYDPHQKIEMKMAI, encoded by the exons ATGTTAGTGGCTGAGGTGCTCAGAGCAGGAGCGTACATCTCTAGGTTTTCTCGACATGCATGCAAA TTTCAGGTTACAAGATTCTCCAGCACTGGTTGTTCACCAATTTCTCAATTTAAAATCCATCAATTTCTGGACGTCAGCAGAAAACTAAAGTCTCGCCGCTTTAATCAATCCCGACTGATAGCGATGGCTACAACTCCCGCCAATGGTGATTCACATAATGGTCCTCAGAGGAACTATCAGGTTGTTGTTGCTGCCACTCGTGAAATGGGCATTGGGAAGGATGGGGTCTTGCCATGGAAGCTTCTTGGTGACCTTAAATTCTTCAAGGAGCTGACACTAACTACATCTGACCCTGCCAAAAAGAATGCAGTTATAATGGGAAGGAAAACATGGGAGAGCATACCTGTTAAGTCAAGGCCATTGTCTGGTCGTTTGAATGTCATACTTACTCGATCTGGTAGTTTTGATTTTGCAACAGTAGAAAATGTTGTCATATGTGGAAGCATGAACTCTGCCTTAGAACTACTAGCATCAACTCCATATTGCTTGTCGATTGAGAAAGTTTTTGTAATAGGTGGTGGACAGGTACTGAG GGAGTATCTTAATGGACCTGCATGTGAGGCTATCCATCTAACTGACATTCAGTCAAGCATTGAGTGTGACACTTTCATTCATCCAATTGACTTCTCTGTGTTCCAGCCATGGTATTCATCCTTCCCGGTGGTAGAGAGCAACATTAGGCATTCTTTTGTGACCTTTGTTCGTGTTAGAAAATCAGCGGCAGAAACTCATGACTCAAATGGCAAGGAATCAACTGAGGTTGATACCAAGAATGACAAGTTTGAAACTGAGAATTTCTCTTTTCTTCCGAAGATGATATTTGATCATCACGAGGAGTAtcattatctcaatcttgttgAAAATATTGTAAGGACTGGTGCTCAGAAAAATGACAGGACAGGAACAGGAACATTGTCAAAATTCGGTTGTCAG ATGCGGTTCAACTTAAGGAAGAACTTTCCCCTGCTGACAACAAAG AGGGTATTTTGGCGTGGCGTTGTTGAAGAACTCCTGTGGTTCATCAGTGGCTCAACAAATGCTAAG GTTTTACAAGAGAAAGGTATTCATATCTGGGATGGCAATGCTTCAAGAGAGTATCTTGACAG TGTTGGGTTGGCACACAGGGAAGAAGGTGATCTTGGTCCAATTTATGGATTTCAGTGGCGACACTTTGGTGCTGA ATATACTGACATGCATGCTGACTATACTGGAAAAGGTTTTGATCAGCTAAGGGATGTGATTTGCAAGATCAAGAATAATCCTGACGATCGGCGAATAATTTTGTCTGCGTGGAACCCTTCAGATCTCAAGAAGATGGCCCTTCCTCCTTGCCATATGTTTGCGCAA TTTTATGTTGAGAACGGGGAGTTATCCTGCCAAATGTATCAACGCTCTGCAGACATGGGACTTGGTGTTCCATTCAACATTGCATCATATTCTCTTCTCACATACATGATTGCTCAAGTTTGTG ATCTTTCTCCTGGAGATTTTGTCCATGTTATAGGGGATGCTCATGTCTATAGAACCCACGTTCGAGCTTTGGAGGAGCAAATTCAGAAGATACCTAAACCATTTCCA ATTTTGAAGATAAATCCTTCAAAGAAGGATATTGATTCTTTCGTGGCATCAGACTTCAAGCTGGTTGGCTATGATCCTCACCAGAAGATAGAGATGAAAATGGCAATATAG